The genomic stretch TCTGGTGACTGGATATGGGTGTTAATCCTATCTCCTTCAGATAATCTCTTAAGTCTTCTGCCGTAAGATCTGCAAAACCTGCAAATTCCAGTTCTTCAAACCCAAGTTCCTTTACTTTTTTCAATATTTCTTTTAATTCCTCTCCATTTGTATAGGAATCACGTATGGTATACAACTGTAAACCCTTTTTCATTAAACAAATCCTCCTGGTTTCTCTATAATAATTTTAATTTATGCCAGATAATGCTGTCTAAATTTAATTTGTTTTTCGATTACATATACATTATAATAAGGTATTAGTTAGATGTCGTGTCACATGATGGTATCATTGTGACAAATAATGCTGCAAAGGAGCTTCTATGGTCGTAAAGAATCAACCTGAAAACAACAGGTATCGTAATGGTATCTCCTATGAATATATGCGTGACAGCAAACAGGCCTTTAACTGCTGGGAAGCGGTGAATAACAAATTCTGGCCACATTTTCACAGCAGTATTGAACTTATTTACGTCACAGAAGGAGAATTGAAGGTTACCTTAAATGGTCAGCTTTACAGCATATATAAGGATAATGTTCTGATAGTACCCAGTTATTATATCCATAGCTACGACACCGATGAGTATTCCAAAGCATATATTGCAATTATTCCGCTGGACTCTATTCCATCCTATAAAACCATGCTTTCACGCAAGACTTTTATTAACCCGCTTATCAGTAATTCTACTGACAAGACTGAACTCCTGCATTTATTTGAATGCCTCTGCCAATATAATACGGACAACGTTGATCCCGTAACTGCTTCTATTCGTAAAGGGTATTCCTACGCTTTGATGGGACTGCTGATTCAAGAAAGCGGTTTAACTGAGGTAACCAACAACAGAACCATATCTTTAGCTCAGGAAATTCTTATTTATCTTCAGGAGAATTATCTGAAACCTGTTAGCTTAAAAGACACTGCACTTCATTTCGGTTACAGTAAAAGCCGTTTTTCCCATATATTCAATGAATACTTTGACTGTACTCTGGTGGATTATATTAACGGATTGAGAAGCAGACATGCACTTAAGCTTCTGCAGGAAAGCGATACTACGGTAACTGAAATTGGCTTTAGCTGTGGTTTTGACAGTACCAGAACCTTCTACAGGGCATTTTCCAGGACTTTTGGCTGTACACCGGGAGAATACCGTAAATCAGGAATGTAATAATATAAGACAAATATGTAATCATTTCGTCACAGAAACTTAATTTGAATCCTTGGTACTGTGCTGTTATAATAAAATAAGATAACTAAGCTGGTAAATCCTCTGTGTATTAACAGAGGTTTTACTCTGTAACAAATGTTTTATTGAGACAACAAGGAGAAGCTGTATGAAAAAATCCAACTATTTAATTCTGCTGCTAATCGTTCTGGCAGCCGGAGGTTGCAGCAGACAACAGACAAATGAAC from Anaerocolumna sp. AGMB13020 encodes the following:
- a CDS encoding AraC family transcriptional regulator → MVVKNQPENNRYRNGISYEYMRDSKQAFNCWEAVNNKFWPHFHSSIELIYVTEGELKVTLNGQLYSIYKDNVLIVPSYYIHSYDTDEYSKAYIAIIPLDSIPSYKTMLSRKTFINPLISNSTDKTELLHLFECLCQYNTDNVDPVTASIRKGYSYALMGLLIQESGLTEVTNNRTISLAQEILIYLQENYLKPVSLKDTALHFGYSKSRFSHIFNEYFDCTLVDYINGLRSRHALKLLQESDTTVTEIGFSCGFDSTRTFYRAFSRTFGCTPGEYRKSGM